A window from Elusimicrobiota bacterium encodes these proteins:
- a CDS encoding CHASE2 domain-containing protein codes for MKKIIFSNLLWGSALLSVTLFFYFTGTGLETAELKFYDFRAKMSAASSAKNEIAIIEINDDTISKIGRWPWPRSEVADMLLWLSSSTARPSVIGLNILFSEPEKNSELELGDYLKSRYLALVADKKIKETTKDSDFSKIIDEAQAGFDNDPKLAAAVADAGNVVLPMLIKTGESSSKPEPEPQWLKKFSPAIGHSAAQADIAAEGSQITVPLEVMGSSAAGVGYVNVFADSDGTLRREYPFSPYDRSFYPSFASEIVRVRLKLTPQEVIFSPGALAAFGHNKIPLDQSSSVLVAFNKNKSSFKHYSFYDVMSGKIVPETFKNKIVLIGFTAQGMGAPYATPVESNLQAVEFTANVIGDILEGRFISRPEWASQAELGLIVFAGLLVIFLLPRLNAGLGAGLTVLLSGSLVGWGIFLFTSKSMWLKTLYPSCLLVAGYILIVIKRFFSAEKKKEFMEVSATETNKMLGLYLQGQGMLDLAFEKFLLCPGDGTMKDLLYNLALDFERKLQFSKAVAVYGHISLNDPAYKDIKDKMEMLTKASNEAVVGGGPGEKPVSDAAMPVEESSTSSSAISKLGRYEITKELGKGEMGMVYLGRDPKINRLVALKTMSFEEGADEKTMKELKERFFREAQAAGKLSHPNIVKIFDTGEEKKTAYIAMEPLKGDSLKKRTAKGSLLPVDKVLEYIEKSSEALDYAHKNGIIHRDIRPPNIMLLEDGTVRVTNFGTAGAQESAEAATAAVTDSSYYISPEQIAGQKADGRADIFSLGVTMFELLTGARPWNDALGTLFFQITADPCPDPMVRNPALSKDIVAVIDRALKKKPNERYQTAGQMAEDIKNILRKKPLPAESPKAAAYPAKPSGWAPEQKKPVIAPQVKPAPAQAAAGPQSSGGRLAATASQAPIAKPQPQKPAPRGTGGNRDVEAFVPTPQPKPEAAKPEDQAQAPAPNSKAAGSLVAGFAKPTSGWDFEKIRSLIYTEEENKSKEENKNKNK; via the coding sequence GTGAAAAAAATTATTTTCTCAAATCTGCTGTGGGGGTCGGCGCTCCTTTCGGTAACGCTGTTTTTTTATTTTACCGGCACCGGCCTTGAAACCGCGGAGCTGAAATTTTACGATTTCCGCGCCAAAATGAGCGCCGCCTCTTCCGCGAAAAATGAAATAGCGATCATAGAGATAAACGACGACACCATTTCAAAAATAGGCCGCTGGCCGTGGCCGCGCTCAGAAGTGGCCGACATGCTTCTCTGGCTTTCAAGCTCCACGGCGCGCCCCTCGGTTATAGGCTTGAACATACTTTTTTCGGAACCGGAAAAAAACTCGGAATTGGAGCTTGGCGACTATCTGAAAAGCAGATACCTCGCCCTTGTGGCCGATAAAAAGATAAAGGAAACGACAAAAGACTCCGACTTTTCAAAAATCATAGATGAGGCCCAAGCTGGCTTCGACAACGACCCCAAACTGGCGGCCGCCGTGGCCGACGCCGGCAATGTGGTGCTTCCCATGTTGATAAAAACCGGGGAATCGTCCTCAAAGCCGGAGCCCGAACCCCAATGGCTGAAAAAATTCTCGCCCGCCATAGGGCATTCGGCGGCGCAAGCCGATATCGCGGCGGAAGGTTCGCAGATTACCGTTCCGCTTGAAGTTATGGGCTCCAGCGCCGCCGGGGTGGGTTATGTGAATGTTTTCGCGGACTCGGACGGCACGCTGCGCCGGGAATATCCGTTCAGCCCCTACGACCGGAGTTTTTATCCTTCTTTCGCCTCAGAGATAGTGCGCGTGCGCCTGAAACTGACGCCGCAGGAGGTTATATTTTCACCGGGCGCCCTGGCGGCGTTCGGACACAATAAAATACCGCTTGATCAAAGCTCTTCCGTGCTGGTGGCTTTTAACAAAAACAAGTCTTCTTTCAAGCACTACTCTTTTTATGATGTAATGAGCGGAAAAATAGTGCCGGAAACTTTCAAAAACAAGATAGTGCTCATAGGCTTTACCGCACAGGGTATGGGCGCGCCTTATGCGACTCCCGTGGAAAGCAATTTACAGGCGGTGGAATTTACCGCGAACGTGATAGGCGACATTCTTGAAGGCCGTTTTATTTCAAGGCCTGAGTGGGCCTCCCAGGCCGAGCTCGGTCTTATTGTTTTTGCCGGCCTTCTTGTTATCTTCCTCCTGCCCCGCCTGAACGCCGGTCTGGGCGCCGGCCTTACGGTTCTGCTGTCAGGCTCTTTGGTGGGCTGGGGTATTTTCCTGTTCACCTCAAAAAGCATGTGGCTTAAAACTCTTTATCCCTCTTGTCTGCTCGTGGCCGGCTATATTCTCATCGTCATCAAACGCTTTTTCAGCGCGGAAAAGAAAAAAGAGTTCATGGAAGTTTCCGCCACGGAAACCAACAAGATGCTCGGGCTCTATTTGCAGGGACAGGGCATGCTTGATCTGGCCTTTGAAAAATTCCTCCTTTGCCCTGGTGACGGAACCATGAAAGACCTTCTTTATAACCTGGCGTTGGATTTTGAGCGAAAACTTCAGTTCAGCAAGGCGGTGGCTGTTTACGGCCATATTTCGCTTAACGACCCCGCTTATAAAGATATAAAAGACAAGATGGAAATGCTTACCAAGGCCTCCAACGAAGCCGTTGTCGGCGGCGGGCCGGGAGAAAAGCCCGTGAGTGATGCCGCCATGCCGGTTGAGGAGTCCTCAACCAGTTCCTCCGCTATTTCCAAGCTCGGCCGTTATGAAATCACCAAGGAACTCGGAAAGGGCGAGATGGGTATGGTTTACCTGGGCAGAGACCCCAAAATAAACAGGCTGGTAGCCCTAAAAACCATGAGTTTTGAGGAAGGCGCAGACGAAAAAACCATGAAGGAGCTCAAAGAGCGTTTCTTCCGAGAGGCGCAGGCCGCGGGCAAGCTTTCCCACCCGAACATTGTTAAGATCTTTGATACCGGAGAAGAAAAGAAAACAGCCTACATAGCCATGGAACCGCTCAAAGGCGACAGCCTGAAAAAACGGACAGCCAAAGGTTCGCTTTTACCCGTGGACAAAGTCCTTGAATATATTGAGAAGTCGTCCGAGGCGCTGGACTATGCGCATAAAAACGGCATTATACACCGCGACATCAGACCGCCCAATATCATGCTTCTTGAAGACGGCACGGTGCGAGTGACTAACTTCGGTACAGCCGGCGCGCAGGAATCTGCCGAAGCCGCCACCGCCGCCGTTACGGACTCGTCCTATTATATCAGCCCCGAGCAGATAGCCGGCCAGAAAGCGGACGGCCGGGCGGATATTTTTTCGCTTGGCGTTACCATGTTTGAACTGCTTACCGGCGCGCGTCCCTGGAACGACGCCCTGGGCACGCTTTTCTTCCAGATAACCGCCGACCCCTGCCCTGACCCGATGGTTCGCAACCCCGCGCTTTCAAAGGACATCGTCGCGGTTATAGACAGGGCCCTGAAAAAGAAACCCAATGAAAGATACCAGACGGCGGGCCAAATGGCGGAAGATATAAAGAATATTCTCCGCAAAAAGCCGCTTCCGGCGGAAAGCCCAAAAGCGGCCGCCTACCCCGCTAAACCGTCCGGGTGGGCGCCGGAGCAAAAAAAACCGGTTATTGCTCCGCAAGTCAAACCCGCTCCCGCACAAGCCGCGGCAGGGCCACAGTCGTCGGGAGGCAGACTGGCGGCAACCGCTTCGCAAGCGCCTATAGCCAAACCCCAGCCGCAAAAACCCGCGCCCAGGGGAACGGGCGGGAACCGCGATGTCGAAGCCTTCGTCCCAACGCCGCAGCCAAAACCTGAAGCGGCAAAACCGGAGGATCAGGCCCAAGCGCCAGCCCCTAATTCCAAAGCCGCCGGTTCGCTGGTGGCGGGTTTCGCGAAGCCCACGAGCGGGTGGGATTTTGAAAAAATCCGGTCGCTTATTTACACTGAAGAGGAAAACAAAAGCAAAGAGGAAAATAAAAACAAAAACAAATGA
- a CDS encoding Stp1/IreP family PP2C-type Ser/Thr phosphatase, which translates to MTFKIKFAWQSDTGKLRKNNEDSALVDQDLGLAIVADGMGGHSSGEVASSMAVKVTRDKYDSMRRTNIKPSPFNEKFMLETNQLGFAVQMANSVIYETGNSSPDNKGMGTTLTSALLNGNRLCTAHIGDSRLYIFRSGALQQITEDHSLVMEHVRKGLLTKEQAEKSPLQNILTRALGSQKNPLIDLIETVVKDGDRLLLCTDGLFKAVSEEKTAEILKTNPDDRKACELLVETANMNGGPDNVTVIAGTVSKKNLKETFTDMFKKSYA; encoded by the coding sequence ATGACCTTTAAAATTAAATTCGCCTGGCAATCCGACACGGGTAAGCTCAGAAAAAACAATGAAGACAGCGCGCTTGTGGACCAGGATTTAGGCCTTGCCATAGTTGCCGACGGCATGGGAGGACACAGCTCAGGCGAAGTGGCGAGTTCCATGGCGGTTAAAGTCACCCGCGACAAATATGATTCCATGCGGCGCACCAACATCAAACCTTCCCCTTTTAATGAGAAATTCATGCTTGAAACCAACCAGTTGGGTTTCGCCGTACAGATGGCTAATTCAGTTATTTACGAAACGGGCAATTCAAGCCCCGACAACAAGGGGATGGGAACCACGCTGACGTCCGCGCTCTTGAACGGCAACCGCCTTTGCACCGCGCATATAGGCGACTCGCGCCTTTATATTTTCCGCTCCGGCGCCCTTCAACAGATAACCGAAGACCACTCGCTTGTAATGGAGCATGTGCGCAAAGGCCTGCTTACCAAGGAACAGGCGGAAAAATCCCCGCTGCAGAATATCCTTACCCGCGCCCTGGGCTCGCAAAAGAATCCTCTCATAGACCTCATAGAAACGGTTGTCAAGGACGGAGACCGCCTGCTGCTGTGCACAGACGGACTTTTCAAGGCCGTTTCGGAAGAAAAAACCGCGGAAATCCTGAAAACCAACCCTGATGACCGCAAAGCTTGTGAGCTGCTGGTGGAAACTGCTAACATGAACGGGGGCCCCGATAACGTGACCGTCATAGCAGGCACCGTCAGTAAAAAAAATCTGAAAGAAACATTCACGGATATGTTCAAGAAATCGTATGCCTAA
- a CDS encoding FHA domain-containing protein, giving the protein MPKLLLKLEAAVIKEITLDKPVFTIGRKPDNDIALDHATVSGHHCKIYSAGGSWFVEDLNSTNGIFVNGKRALKAGLRQNDAIAIAKYSLIFSDDGGPEAQSAQQTGAPAAQCAQRTGVPAAPQPRQELPQQKTIPKAALEVLENPAGDKKEFELTASSSYIGKSSQANIPYKAGGLFGSGPDMAAVITRRPEGYFLSPVKEGYTKHNGDPLNAKIPLKDDDIIAVGSTKFRFFIKKT; this is encoded by the coding sequence ATGCCTAAACTTCTGCTTAAACTTGAAGCGGCAGTCATAAAAGAGATAACGCTGGATAAGCCGGTTTTTACCATAGGCAGAAAGCCGGATAACGATATCGCGCTCGACCACGCCACTGTTTCAGGCCACCACTGCAAAATTTATTCGGCCGGCGGTTCCTGGTTTGTTGAAGACTTGAACTCCACCAACGGCATCTTCGTCAACGGCAAGCGCGCGCTTAAGGCCGGTTTGCGTCAAAATGACGCTATAGCCATAGCTAAATATTCGCTGATTTTCTCCGACGACGGCGGCCCCGAGGCGCAAAGCGCACAGCAGACCGGGGCCCCGGCGGCGCAATGCGCCCAGCGGACCGGGGTTCCGGCGGCGCCGCAACCCAGGCAGGAGCTGCCTCAGCAGAAAACCATTCCGAAAGCCGCCTTGGAAGTTCTTGAAAATCCGGCCGGCGACAAGAAAGAATTTGAGCTGACCGCCTCCTCCTCTTATATAGGAAAATCCTCCCAGGCCAATATTCCCTACAAGGCGGGGGGGTTGTTCGGCAGCGGCCCTGACATGGCCGCCGTCATTACCAGGCGACCGGAGGGATACTTCCTCAGTCCTGTAAAGGAAGGCTACACCAAGCACAACGGCGACCCCCTTAATGCCAAGATACCCCTTAAGGACGACGACATCATTGCAGTGGGCTCCACCAAATTCAGATTCTTCATTAAGAAGACGTAA
- the groES gene encoding co-chaperone GroES, giving the protein MSETATKIKIQPLGDRVIIKALEPKEVRKGGIIIPDTAKEKPQEGEVMAVGKGKIAEDGKLIAMEVKTGDRVLYGKYSGTEIKINDEEYLIMREEDVLGIVRL; this is encoded by the coding sequence ATGTCAGAAACAGCGACTAAAATAAAAATCCAGCCGCTCGGCGACAGGGTAATTATAAAGGCCCTTGAGCCGAAAGAAGTTAGAAAGGGCGGCATCATAATTCCGGACACCGCCAAAGAAAAACCGCAGGAAGGCGAAGTGATGGCCGTGGGCAAAGGCAAAATTGCCGAAGACGGCAAGCTTATCGCCATGGAAGTAAAAACCGGCGACCGCGTGCTTTACGGAAAATATTCCGGCACCGAAATCAAGATAAACGACGAAGAGTATCTCATTATGCGCGAGGAAGACGTCCTTGGCATAGTGCGGCTATAA
- the groL gene encoding chaperonin GroEL (60 kDa chaperone family; promotes refolding of misfolded polypeptides especially under stressful conditions; forms two stacked rings of heptamers to form a barrel-shaped 14mer; ends can be capped by GroES; misfolded proteins enter the barrel where they are refolded when GroES binds) — MAKQIIYSEEGRMLLKAGVDKLANAVKVTLGPKGKTVILSKKYGSPTIIDDGVTIAKEIELENNFEDMGAQLAREAASKTNDIAGDGTTTATVLVQAIFTEGLKNITAGADGIHVKRGIDKAVQAIVEDLKKMAKPVKTKEEKAQIATISANDKVIGDLIAQAMEKVGHEGVITVEEGKSSETELDVVEGMQFDRGYISPYFVTDPERMECVLEDALILITDKKISAMSDLLPTLEKIVQTGKQFLIIAEDIEGEALATLVVNKLRGTLKGCAVKAPGFGDRRKEMLEDIAILTGGEVISEDRGMKLDKATLEQLGKAKRVVIDKENATIVDGAGDKAEIKKRTGQVRKQIEDTTSDYDKEKLEERLAKLSGGVAVIRVGAATETEMKAKKSKIEDARNATKAGVEEGIIQGGGVALIRAVKALERVKFDNEDEKTGINIVRKAVYAPLRIIAENAGMDGSIVIEKIKNSSTEIGFDAETLTYVDVMKAGIVDPLKVTRTALENAASIASTLLTTEALVADLPEKKDKMPAMGGGMGGMGGGGDMY; from the coding sequence ATGGCAAAGCAGATAATTTATTCGGAAGAGGGGCGCATGCTCCTTAAAGCCGGCGTGGACAAGCTGGCCAACGCCGTAAAAGTGACCCTCGGCCCCAAAGGCAAAACGGTCATACTCTCAAAGAAATACGGCTCCCCCACCATCATTGACGACGGCGTGACCATCGCCAAGGAAATAGAGCTGGAAAACAACTTTGAGGACATGGGCGCCCAGCTGGCGCGCGAGGCCGCCTCAAAAACCAACGATATCGCCGGCGACGGGACCACCACCGCCACCGTGCTCGTACAGGCGATTTTCACCGAGGGCCTTAAAAACATCACCGCCGGCGCCGACGGCATTCACGTGAAACGCGGCATAGACAAGGCTGTGCAGGCCATAGTCGAGGATCTCAAAAAAATGGCCAAGCCCGTGAAAACCAAAGAAGAGAAGGCCCAGATAGCCACCATTTCCGCCAACGACAAGGTAATAGGCGACCTGATCGCCCAGGCCATGGAAAAGGTCGGGCATGAAGGCGTTATCACCGTTGAAGAGGGAAAGTCATCCGAGACCGAACTGGACGTGGTTGAAGGGATGCAGTTTGACCGCGGCTATATATCGCCCTACTTCGTCACCGATCCGGAAAGGATGGAATGCGTGCTTGAAGACGCCCTTATCCTTATAACCGACAAGAAGATATCCGCCATGAGCGACCTTTTGCCGACACTGGAAAAAATAGTCCAGACGGGCAAACAGTTCCTTATAATAGCGGAAGATATTGAAGGCGAAGCCCTGGCGACCCTTGTGGTCAACAAACTGCGCGGAACCCTTAAAGGCTGCGCCGTTAAAGCGCCGGGCTTCGGCGACAGGCGCAAGGAAATGCTTGAAGACATAGCCATCCTCACCGGCGGCGAAGTCATCAGCGAAGACCGCGGGATGAAGCTTGACAAAGCCACGCTGGAACAGCTGGGCAAAGCCAAGCGCGTGGTTATCGACAAAGAGAACGCGACCATAGTCGACGGCGCCGGCGACAAGGCGGAAATAAAGAAGCGCACCGGACAGGTCCGCAAACAGATCGAAGACACCACCTCCGACTACGATAAGGAAAAGCTTGAGGAAAGGCTTGCCAAGCTCTCCGGCGGAGTAGCCGTGATACGCGTGGGTGCGGCCACCGAAACCGAGATGAAGGCCAAGAAATCAAAGATCGAAGACGCCAGGAACGCCACCAAGGCGGGCGTTGAGGAAGGCATCATCCAGGGCGGCGGCGTAGCCCTTATACGCGCGGTCAAAGCGCTTGAAAGGGTGAAGTTTGATAATGAAGACGAAAAAACCGGCATCAACATCGTGCGCAAGGCCGTATACGCGCCTTTGAGAATTATAGCCGAGAACGCGGGGATGGACGGTTCCATCGTCATAGAGAAGATAAAGAACTCTTCCACCGAGATCGGCTTTGACGCCGAAACCCTGACCTATGTGGACGTAATGAAAGCCGGCATCGTGGACCCGTTAAAGGTAACACGCACCGCGCTTGAAAACGCGGCTTCCATAGCCAGCACGCTGCTTACCACCGAGGCTCTTGTGGCGGATCTGCCCGAGAAAAAGGACAAAATGCCCGCGATGGGCGGAGGAATGGGCGGAATGGGCGGCGGCGGAGATATGTACTAA
- a CDS encoding MFS transporter: MEKHPAGFWLLVAAEGVMTAGYAISFPFLAIYLSSQRGVPMAWVGVFLSLSMLVASAAQFIGGEISDAIGRRKVMVFSLALRSVLIAVIAWIVYSGAGLWAIFVFHPLGMFIGSFFHPASRSWVADFVSPARRLKAYGFLRMGNNAGWALGPALGGFLAEGSYALMFFVTAGVYAVCTVIVTFSIKDAPGAASGKFIPPRIGSAVVALKNGQFLRFCVFTFTICAVMSQLVVSSSLYSKKYLGFSEAEIGLLFSINGLMVVAFQYLMTRVLERRRITAGLAAGAVLYGAGYLAFGFAPAFWVAGAAIAVVTLGEMAVSPGLQALGANMAPRGEKGRYLGVQGVFQQVGSSAGILVGSNAIGAISPVFQQGPWFIVAFVAVVSSFGFLSLGRRLSSEQDGLRNPEAPASPIEFPETA; encoded by the coding sequence ATGGAAAAGCATCCCGCCGGTTTCTGGCTTTTGGTGGCGGCTGAAGGCGTTATGACGGCCGGCTATGCTATTTCTTTCCCTTTTCTGGCGATTTATCTCAGTTCTCAGCGCGGCGTGCCCATGGCCTGGGTGGGCGTATTCCTTTCCCTTTCAATGCTGGTCGCATCGGCGGCCCAGTTTATAGGAGGCGAGATTTCGGACGCCATAGGGCGGCGCAAGGTTATGGTGTTTTCACTGGCGCTGCGTTCGGTTCTTATAGCGGTTATTGCCTGGATAGTTTACAGCGGGGCGGGGTTATGGGCTATTTTTGTTTTTCATCCGCTGGGAATGTTTATCGGCTCTTTTTTTCATCCCGCCTCAAGATCCTGGGTGGCTGATTTTGTCAGCCCGGCGCGCAGGCTGAAAGCGTACGGGTTCCTGCGCATGGGCAACAACGCGGGCTGGGCGCTGGGGCCGGCGCTGGGCGGATTTCTGGCGGAAGGCTCCTATGCGCTTATGTTTTTTGTGACGGCCGGGGTTTACGCGGTTTGTACTGTTATCGTGACTTTTTCTATTAAAGACGCGCCGGGTGCGGCCAGCGGGAAATTCATTCCTCCGCGTATTGGGTCGGCTGTTGTTGCGTTGAAAAACGGGCAGTTCCTGCGCTTCTGTGTTTTTACTTTCACCATTTGTGCAGTTATGAGCCAGCTTGTGGTTTCAAGTTCGCTCTATTCAAAGAAGTACCTGGGGTTTTCCGAAGCGGAGATAGGCCTGCTTTTTTCCATAAACGGCCTGATGGTTGTGGCGTTTCAGTACTTAATGACGCGCGTGCTTGAACGCCGCCGTATAACAGCGGGGCTTGCCGCGGGGGCGGTTTTGTATGGGGCGGGATATCTCGCTTTTGGTTTTGCCCCCGCTTTCTGGGTGGCCGGGGCGGCCATAGCGGTGGTGACGCTGGGTGAGATGGCGGTTTCGCCGGGGCTGCAGGCGCTGGGGGCGAATATGGCGCCGCGGGGTGAAAAGGGGCGTTATCTTGGTGTGCAGGGGGTTTTTCAGCAGGTAGGCAGTTCGGCGGGCATTCTTGTGGGCTCGAACGCGATAGGAGCCATAAGTCCGGTTTTCCAGCAGGGTCCCTGGTTCATTGTGGCTTTTGTGGCGGTTGTTTCTTCGTTTGGGTTCTTAAGTCTCGGGCGCAGGCTGTCGTCAGAGCAGGACGGCCTTCGCAACCCCGAAGCCCCCGCCTCCCCCATAGAATTCCCCGAAACAGCGTAA
- a CDS encoding YggS family pyridoxal phosphate-dependent enzyme — protein sequence MLPTETGRKEKLLGNLTNITERIKSACEKASRNAAEVELLAVTKYASVEDTRLLVETGKIKLAGESKVQDAEKKWINGPLADLRPSVELHFIGHLQTNKAALAVDFFDSVDCVDSMKLALALNVHAAKAGKRLPILIQLKLTDSPSQHGVTPEDAPGLLEDIRELSNLSPEGYMAIAPVSREPETLRPLFASVKKIFDRDFPAGVNNDGRRNRLSLGMSGDFEQAVAEGANLPRLGSLLFT from the coding sequence ATGTTACCCACGGAAACAGGAAGAAAAGAGAAGCTGCTGGGGAATTTAACAAACATAACCGAAAGGATAAAATCCGCCTGCGAAAAGGCCTCACGAAACGCGGCGGAAGTGGAGCTTTTGGCGGTAACAAAATACGCCTCGGTTGAAGACACCCGCCTGCTTGTGGAAACCGGCAAAATAAAGCTTGCCGGTGAAAGCAAGGTGCAGGACGCCGAAAAAAAATGGATAAACGGCCCGCTTGCGGACCTGCGCCCCTCGGTGGAACTGCATTTTATCGGCCACCTGCAAACCAATAAGGCGGCGCTCGCGGTGGATTTTTTTGACAGCGTGGATTGCGTTGACAGCATGAAACTTGCCCTTGCGTTAAATGTCCATGCAGCCAAAGCCGGCAAACGGCTTCCCATACTTATTCAGCTAAAACTTACCGATTCGCCCTCACAGCACGGAGTCACACCGGAGGACGCCCCGGGTTTGCTTGAGGACATAAGGGAACTTTCAAACCTGAGCCCCGAGGGTTACATGGCCATAGCCCCGGTATCGCGCGAGCCGGAGACCCTAAGGCCGCTTTTTGCTTCTGTAAAAAAAATTTTTGACAGGGACTTTCCGGCGGGGGTAAACAATGACGGGCGCAGGAACCGGCTGTCGCTCGGCATGAGCGGGGATTTTGAGCAAGCCGTGGCTGAGGGGGCTAATCTTCCCCGCCTGGGAAGTCTGTTGTTCACATAA
- a CDS encoding DUF167 domain-containing protein produces the protein MIVKVRVIPNCEDNEVVSRIGSVLRVKICAPSADLQINPLLKDYLSEFFEVPLRMVNIIRGAKGREKTVEITGKTEEELKNALDSIP, from the coding sequence ATGATCGTAAAAGTCAGAGTCATACCTAATTGTGAAGATAACGAAGTGGTTTCAAGGATAGGCAGTGTTCTGCGCGTAAAGATCTGCGCGCCTTCGGCCGACTTGCAGATAAATCCCCTGCTTAAGGATTATCTTTCGGAATTTTTTGAAGTTCCGCTTCGGATGGTAAATATAATACGCGGCGCCAAGGGCCGGGAAAAAACCGTGGAAATCACCGGCAAAACCGAAGAAGAGTTAAAGAACGCTCTGGATTCAATACCATAA
- the mtnA gene encoding S-methyl-5-thioribose-1-phosphate isomerase, producing MIPPRLIYSPGRLKILDQRLLPHKIAYITARSASETAAAIKNMVLRGAPLIGCAAAYGMVLEFECKKPSSSTAAKKTLETAGITLKAARPTAVALFYAADRMLAKAGSLFDAQPFDHARFLTALRAEAGLITSEDKAACARMGGFGAGLLRKNSVVLTHCNAGALATMGIGTALGVITRAHALKKIKHAYSSETRPYLQGARLTIWELHRGGVPSELITDSMAAHIMTTCGVNAVIVGADRIAANGDTANKIGTYGLAVLARYHGIPFYVIAPTPTIDLKLKSGSLIKIEERSSDEVTFINGRRNAPNGVKARHPAFDVTPAGLITALVTERGVIHPVNRKNIEKQLGKRLAHRG from the coding sequence ATGATCCCTCCACGCCTGATATACTCACCGGGCCGGCTGAAAATACTTGACCAGCGGCTTCTTCCGCATAAAATCGCGTATATAACCGCGCGCAGCGCGTCAGAAACCGCCGCCGCCATAAAGAATATGGTCCTAAGGGGCGCGCCCCTTATAGGCTGCGCGGCCGCCTACGGCATGGTTCTGGAGTTTGAATGCAAAAAGCCATCCTCCTCCACTGCGGCTAAAAAAACGCTTGAAACAGCGGGCATTACGCTGAAGGCCGCGCGTCCGACCGCCGTGGCGCTTTTTTACGCCGCGGACCGGATGCTGGCAAAAGCGGGTTCATTATTTGACGCGCAGCCGTTTGATCACGCGCGCTTTTTAACGGCGCTCCGCGCCGAAGCCGGTCTTATAACCTCCGAGGATAAAGCCGCCTGCGCGCGCATGGGCGGTTTTGGCGCCGGACTTTTAAGAAAAAACTCCGTAGTCCTCACCCATTGCAACGCCGGGGCTCTGGCCACCATGGGTATCGGCACTGCGCTTGGCGTAATTACCAGAGCGCACGCGCTTAAAAAAATAAAACACGCCTATTCCTCGGAAACCCGCCCTTATCTGCAGGGAGCGAGACTGACCATTTGGGAACTTCACCGTGGCGGGGTGCCCTCCGAACTTATAACCGACAGCATGGCCGCCCATATAATGACAACCTGCGGCGTGAACGCCGTAATAGTGGGCGCCGACCGCATAGCCGCGAACGGCGACACGGCAAATAAAATAGGCACCTACGGCCTTGCGGTGCTGGCCCGTTACCACGGCATTCCGTTTTACGTTATAGCACCTACTCCTACCATAGACCTCAAGCTGAAAAGCGGCTCCCTTATAAAGATAGAAGAGCGCTCCTCGGACGAAGTCACCTTCATCAACGGTCGCCGGAACGCCCCTAATGGTGTGAAAGCTCGCCATCCCGCCTTTGACGTGACCCCCGCCGGCCTTATAACCGCCCTGGTCACGGAAAGGGGGGTAATTCACCCGGTCAACAGAAAGAATATCGAAAAACAATTAGGCAAGCGATTAGCGCATAGGGGTTAG
- a CDS encoding MotA/TolQ/ExbB proton channel family protein — protein MTITFKQLISAGGPILFALMGLSIYSIALIWERWSTYNKTFSGMNDLLRKIHILLKSGEIKQITELCARTKTPAGDIIYKVVTHYGSPLEKRELAEKAVEWQTSRLNKSLAALATIGSISPFVGLFGTVLGVIRAFRDLSVYAGAGPSVVASGIAEALVNTAAGLFVAIPAVVAYNYFTHKANDFASELNWATEQIIDRSASRNFSDVA, from the coding sequence ATGACCATAACCTTTAAACAGCTTATCTCCGCGGGCGGCCCCATACTTTTCGCGCTCATGGGGCTTTCTATCTATTCCATCGCCCTCATTTGGGAACGCTGGAGCACTTATAATAAAACCTTCAGCGGCATGAACGACCTTTTGCGGAAAATCCATATCCTGTTGAAAAGCGGCGAAATAAAACAGATAACAGAACTTTGCGCCAGGACGAAAACCCCGGCAGGCGATATAATCTACAAGGTCGTCACCCATTACGGCAGCCCGCTTGAAAAGCGGGAATTGGCCGAAAAAGCGGTGGAATGGCAGACCTCGCGCCTTAATAAAAGTCTGGCGGCGCTGGCTACAATAGGCAGCATCAGCCCCTTTGTGGGGCTTTTCGGCACGGTGCTGGGAGTAATACGGGCTTTCAGGGACCTGTCCGTGTACGCGGGCGCGGGCCCCTCTGTGGTGGCAAGCGGCATAGCCGAGGCCCTTGTAAACACGGCGGCGGGCCTTTTCGTGGCCATCCCCGCGGTGGTGGCATATAATTATTTCACGCACAAAGCGAACGACTTCGCCAGCGAACTGAACTGGGCGACGGAGCAGATAATAGACAGATCCGCTTCCAGAAATTTCAGCGATGTAGCTTAA